CGGGACCGGTATGAGCACATCCAGTTCAGGACCGACTGTTCGGACAGCCTTGGCATGCGTCAGCAGAGTACGTGGTTTTTTGCACCCAGGAATGATGCTCATTGCCAGAGACCTGGGCGATCTTGTACCGTAAGCGCGCGAAGACAGGCACAGACATCGCGGACTCTGCAGTGAAATCGAGAGTGCAAGTGAAGGCAATCTGAAGTTCCTTCAAGTTGAAGTGGAAAGTAGGAAGGAGTCGTGTGTCACGCGAGGTACCCATTTCAGGGAGGTGGTCAACAAACCACAAGATAGCGGCATCTTATACAGCCTCATACACTGTCCACCTTAGAACTGACAGCACGTATTCATACCCAGGTGCCACTTCAATGCCTCGACAGACTACGTGTCCCCTCTGCGGCATCCCAGGACACCTGACGCGTGATTGCCGGGCCGCAATTCGCAGAGGAAAAGCGCCAACGCTTTCCAGCAGGAATTGCGGCTATATGGGCGGGAAGTAGGGCACATTCTCGCAGTTTCCGAGCAGCATCTTGGATCAAGTGTGATCGATTTTCAAGACGTCCCATTCCTGCACTGTGCGATATTTGGGGCCGACTAGGAAACCACAGTCCACATCCAATACTCCTGTTGCCGCTGAAAACCGAGAGACGGCCACCACGATAAAAGCAGGTACCAACAGCTCCTGCAAGCAGCACGCGCTCGTCATCTGTGTTGCACCAAATAGCCACAGTCTGGGCGTCAGGAAGCCGTGGCCGCGTGCCCGTACCGATGCTGCTTGACACCGCAGCCCGCATCTTTATCCGTAAAACTAGTGCCAGCAGCTATCTCTGCCTTGCACTGTAAATGACGAAATTAGCGGTGTTTTATTCGGCGGGTGCAACTCCCCCATGGCATTAGCAATGCCGAAGGGCAAACGTCACACTCTGTGACCCTATGAGTCGAATGACGTCACTGTTGAAGCTCTGGAGGTGCCAGAGGTCTGTACCGTGAAGGGTCCGGCCATAGAACGCACCGTTGTTAATATGACGCGTGACCACAATCTAGCCTTTGCTAAGAAACCTCAACAGGATCAACTTCAAGATTGGACGATAAGCGTCTTAGTCAGGTCAGACACTATTGGAGGGTAGTGACCGGACGCGCCGAACATTTCGCAGACAACCTATGTGCAGTATAGACTATATTTGGCTGAGTCATTCATGAAATGTACTATAATATCTGCTATCCTCAGTCACCGCGTAACACCAGTGCCACTGCCTTGTTCATGACTTGTGGCAGTTAGATGCAAATGGAATAACTGACCGACACGAGGTCACGACATCAACAAGCGCCCGGCGCGCGTCCACTTTCGCAGCGCACTACACAAGAGCGCAGGACGCTACGTATTACCGCTGATGGTCAATACACCAGGTCTCACGCCATCTACAAACGGACTGTAGGTGAAGGCGTGCTCAAGCGTAAGCTTCAGCGGTTCGAACATCACCCAGCACTCTACAGGACTACGAAGGCGCCATGGGCGTGTGCTTTAAGGAGGGCCATGCAGAGAGAGATGCCATCTGAACCCCTCGGACAGACTGTCTACTAGCTGCCGCAACATGCAGCAGTCCGACGCGAAGCCGTGACTACGATGGTCCGCGTCGTGTTCGATGCCTGATTGCATGAATACGGACAACCGTCTTTAAACGACATGCTCTATAAAGGCATCAAGATTGCCCCCGAACTCctgcagtagagcactgcacgggccgatcttttcagcccgggcccggcccgggcccgtttttacgttgggcgttTTGATcgggcccgagcccgatcaaaatttttatggcaagatccgagcccggcccgggcccggaaataatcttcgttaaccgcccggcccggcccgctacctctttaccttaggcccgagcccggcccgagcccgactcaaaaccggcccgaacccggcccgagaccgaaaataatgtttttcagagttgagacgcccgagaataactcgctgcacgttacatgcacccaccagaaagcccgagcccggcccgggcccgcgtcaaaaaacccgagcccggcccgggcccgggtcaaaaagcacacgccgtgcccgagcccggcccgagcccgtgaaaaaactgttctacccggcccggcccggcccacgggccgggccgggcccgggctttcgggtaagcccgagcccatgcagtgctctatccTGCAGCTGCTCCTGCAGTTTATATGCAACAAGTTCGTTTTCACCCTGACCTCCGGAAGGCCTTCCTCCAGATATGCATCCGATCGGAAGACAGAGACGCTCTCCGTTTCCTGTGGATCAACCGACTACCGACATGTGAGCATCCCGTCCCAATAATCGTCGAGTGGCGCGTGACCAGGGTGCCTTTCGGAGCGTCGTTTTGCCCGTTTTTGCTGTCAGCAACCCGGCAGCACCACCTCGAAAGAGAAGACAACACATGCGGACATTGCAGTCGGCCTACAATGGTCATTCTACATGGACGACTTAGTCATAGGCGCGTCTTCCGAAGAGGGACATTGGAGATTTACCGGGAAGTGAATACCATTATTACCGATGCAGAAAAGCAACTGAGAAAATGGTGCGTGAACTCCCGCATGCTCTGCACCTTGTCCTTAAACGATGGCCTCTCACTTGAGAATGTTAGTGAGCAGAGCTCTAAATTCAAGGTGCTTGGCCTGCTTTGGAACCGCTTATGAGATGACATCATCCTCACCACGCAAACCGTACTGTCATATATTTAAACTCAACCATCGACGAAGCAAACCGTTTTCAAGCCTTCGCCAGGCTATTCGGCCCATTGGGCTTCGTCGTTCGATTTCAGGCGAGAGCACGACTCCTGTTCCAACGGCTAAGGAGGCAGGGCATCAATTGGGAAGAGCCTCTTTTTCTTGACCTTGAGAACTTGTAGAAGAACTGGGTATCGGAACTGCCTGTCATGTCTACCCTTTGCATTCCACGTTGCCTCTCACTGGCATCACAAGATCATGATCATGGCGGCACAATACATTTGTTCACTGACGCCAGCCCTCATGCGTATGGAGTCGCACTGTTTGTGCCCCAACTAGAAGCCGACGGCGGTTTTACTGTCAGGTTCCTTATTAGAAAGCCTGGCCTCGCGCCACTGAATACGATTTCTCTACCGCGTTTAGAACTTCTTGCGTGTCTTTTAGCGGGGAGATTGTGGCATTACATCCAAAAAATGCCCGAGATCTGATCATTTGTCGCCGCCTCCTAGACTTATTCAACGATAGCGTTTCATTAGGCGAGTCTAACCACTTGGAGACCTTCGTAAGGAATACGGAACCATGTTTGTGAGATTCAGACTTTGACACAAGGCTACACCTGGCGGCACTGCTTGAGCGCAGATAACTCGGCTGACGTTTGGACCTGCGGAGTAGCAGCATCGCTTCTAATGCGAGAAACAAAGTGGTGGACTGGACCTTTGTGGTTAGCCGAACCAGAAGGCAACTGGCCTTTAAACCCTTGCGCTATGCTGACGGTGCATGACCTGAACAGCGAACTCGCGTCCGGGTGCCCAGCCACAGTCTCAGCCGCAAGCCACCGACACGAATGCTGGGCCTCGAAAACTACAGCTCATTCTGCGGACATCTCAGAGTAACCGCCTGGATTTTGAGGTTTCTTTGCAACGCTTCCCGAAACCAGCCATCATTGTCTGGGCCGCTGACGTCACTAAATCATGCAGAGCGGTACTGGCTCAAGTTGGTTCAGAAAGCCGCCTTCCCAGCCGAGGTCTCCGCACATCACGCTGTGGAGCCGTTGCAATCAGGTTCCAGCGTGCTGACCCTACGGCCGGATATTGACCTCGACGGGCTGCTTAGAGTTGGAGGCCGCTTACAGGAACTCGATGGGCCAGAGGAACTTAATGAAACACCGAATCCTGTTACCAAGTGACCACTTGTTTACGCGGCTCTTGGTATCTGCCACACATGTCCGTCTCTACATAACGGAGTTCAAGTTACGCTTCTTGACCTCCGGTCAAGATTTTGGATCCTAAAGGAAAGACAAGCCGTTAAGAAGGGCATCAGTCGTGCTTGACGTGTCGCCGTTGAAGTTTGCTTTCAGCGTCGATCCCGGTGGCAGCATTACCGAAAGACCACACAGCAGAAACGTCCCCGTTCGACGTCGTGGGAGTAGACTCTTGCGGCCCATATACTGACGCTCTGCGCAACAGACTGCAAAACATTTTAGTGCTGTTTTATCCTTTGTGTTGACACGAGCAGTGCACCTAGAAATAACCTCGGACATGGAAACGCAAGCAGTCATCCTTGTCTTTCGTCGTTTTACATCCAGGGGTGAGATTCCATCTACACTTTATTCGGATAACGCCATAACATCCCGCAGCTGTTCCAAGCAACTGCGATTGCTTCTCAGCGAGACCGCCCATAACCAGACAAGTGCTCACCACATCAAGTGGAAATTCATCGCCGAACGAGCTCCGTGGTGGGGCGGTTTCGGGGAGCGCGTCAACCAAACAATTAATAATGCGCTGAAGCACTGCCTTGCACGAAGCAGCCTCAGTTACGAAGAACTGCTCGCAGGCTGAAGCGGTCAGCGAGCGGGGCTACTCGTGAACACGCAATAAAAGGACTGAAGGAAGAAGTGTTGGATCGGGCAGCGCGTGTCCGTATCTTCTCTGTCGCTATAGGGGAAATGAAGCTGCATGCATTGTAATGTTATACGTATGTGTTCTATGATTAACGAGATGGACCCGTACGTTTGTGTTTACTCCTTGGTATTTCCTGAATTCCTTCGCCGCCATTGCCAAAtttacattgcgagcatgtcatGTAACGTATATCTGACATACAATTTTGTAAAAACATTGCGAAATAAGTTGCGTGGCAGAAAAAGAAACGTTGCTACCGCTGATGGTCTATCACGCACGTTCTCATTCATTCGTATCTTTCTACAACCCGACCTCTGACAATCAAGTTCGGCACCTTGTAAGTACAGATTGGAAGTATGTAGCCTTTCCTTCGCTTAATTCATATAATTTTAGGCAAGAACTTCAAATAAACAACTCAAGGCATGATGCAGTGCTTTAATGCGTACGTGTAGGTACACGTACGGGCCTGCCGTACTAGAAGCGCGCCGCACGTTATCAGCAAAAGTATAAGATCAAGGTACTATCAAGGTCATACACACGGTCGCGAAGCTTTGGACGAAAAGCAGCCCAGAACTTAAACTGGTCGACAAGGAGGGTCATGGGAACTGtaattgaagcgcgactaggggGGGGATGAACATTATTTAGAATCCCCTTTCGAAATAAAGAACTAACTGTCAAGCTTTATTTTATCCGAACAAAACGCAATTCTCAATTATTTTTAAATAGATGTGTAGCGCACTGACAAGACTATTGGTATTTCATTTAGTATCAATACATTTAATATCATATTGGTATTTCATTTAGTATCAATACAGTTTACTGGGACTCGGGTTCAGGCTATGTCCTTCATACGTCGACTGACACCTAGTCGGAATTGGATCCACTCACGCCTGCTGATTTGAAATCACCTCGTCTCTCTTGACTCGCGGCCCAAAAATTCAATCGGACTCATTCAGTTTCACCGGTCAGTATGAGTCTCAGTGAGTCAAATCGTGAGTGAGTTCGCCAAGTTATCCCGTGCTTGTATTTCGAAGTTACTATATACATCACTAGTATAACATACATAAAGGTAATTGCACATCATAAATAATCGGAAGTCACAGATTGCTTATCTAACgattactttttattgcgatagcaattatatggacactcaaaagcagatttctgccgtcgccgtcgccgtgaggttccgtatgacgtcaatggagattaaatcgtcgccgcgcgccgaacgctgtatgtgcgagtgaaagggcgcgaggggcgcgcgctttcacggggagtgaacgcacggcggagaacaaacgcgcgttctgcgccgtgctcccttaagggctgcagaagtaggcgtctctttcctcctttacaatcaccatatatgtagagcaaacgcgccttcttccgatgcgcgagaggccgtgggggagggggagggggagggaagggaggcgacgtttagctgcggcaccaagtgcctatttatatcagaggctccggcaacagtcaccaacgccgcacgcattttgagcgaacgcgggcaaaacgccgacggcgtcgacaacagttctgcgtgttgccggtgctgctgcatgtccaagtttatacagctgataaagcaaataacattactctgtatagctctctaccagtTTGCTATtgccattgatgcttcgcttttcaggcgaaactgcgacaacttttttccctGTATATAACAGTTATTACTGTCAATTATATATGTTTTGAAATAATTCATACTTATGTTTAAAAATTATAACATTATTCTTCGAAACATCCTTTGGATGTTTATTAGGAACATATTTTTCTTCCGAGCATTTAGGATTATGCTTGTCGCATTTATAAGATTGAGAAGAAAAGTGGAGGGCTGCAATCAAGCAGCCATATTGAGTTTGTCGCCCTAGCATAACAAGCAATATTGTCGTCTAACAGGCGTCTAACTAGTGTCTATGCACAGGCctctttattgacccttttcgcggaacagTTTTCTCTCTAAACTAGATGGCGCTTGCGTCGGCACACCGCACgatgcctcagcgaaagcgcacggatgcgaaaccattaccgtttctgccctgtttctgtgcggTCAGCTGTCGggaatgcaactgggttttcgctcatgCACTGCgttccattcatgctgcaaaatctCGAGTTCTGGTTTGAagacgtgtgcaaaaatagtgactggcatattcaGGAATGGAATGCTCATGTGTGACCAAGTGAATGAATAGTTCTGACCAAGACGGACAGCCAGTGTTGCCGGCCCTTCCCGTTGCGCGACGTTCCTCGTAGATAAAAAATTCACTCATCCACCagtgttgtatcgctaacctccaaataAAAAACTTCAATTAACCCCGGAAGTACCACTTGTTAAAGAATGACAAAGGGAGTACGCCgcatagtaagtttcgtgcacgttatctacacacatctaccccaactcgcacgcaaacttgaGCACACTATATCGCCAATGTATTAaaaatatgtgaatgggcgcattCTTGAATCAGCATGGGTGACAGCTACTAtgccgacagcacacgaatggttgcagctgaatgtttcgtgatggtccacaggtgtaagcgagttactagcgataataaatatttgctacaagctaatACAAAGTACAGAAAAGCTACCTCCCAAGCCTTTTGTGCAGAAAGAGCAAATATattgcaactaagcacaccagcGAGAAATTGggaagaaaataatcagatagtgaccgcaccggaGTGACCCCAATGGAGACCGCAATGGAGACGTGTGACCGCAATGGAGACCGCAATGGAGACGCAATAGTGACCGCCATAGAGACGTGTCATGTCACTGAGTCataaacgtgacaagccgctgctcaAGGAATTTGCGAAATAAAAACGAACAGCAATACATACTGATCATGATTCAATTCATAAATGAAAAGTTTGGAttgcttggaatacatttttaggctcgcttttagaacaaacacCATATGCGCTGTTCGTGCCGTTTGGACAAAGCCTAATAAAGGCCAAATCCATTTACATGTCCTCCGAATCTGTGGCCAAAACTTCGTGTCTTCCACCCTGTCagtgtctacgatatctcccgaagcAGAGTTTTCCTGAACCGCACCGGCGTCATGTGCGTGTCATGTACAGTGGTCGacacacttctctagaacgcgcgaaccacgttctcaggactgcgctggcgatatctgaagacgaaatgtggcccaaaatcggctgtatgtgaggttgcgtgactacatttacagtttccaCAGAATGTCTCAgcctggtggtcggcttaaggTTTGGTAGTTGATttggccctcaggagtgtgttctagacatgtGTGTTGATCTCTGTACATCCACTGTAAACACGGacgcaacggaggcagctgaggcaagcaatggacgagtcaccacatgatcaaacatggcagcgcccatgagatcaccacgaaaagggtcaatagaaggacaaaacaaaatttgcagcgcgggcaTATATACTGGTGTATTTCAGTTCTGATATCTACTTATTCTTACGTTTTTTTTAAGAGTAATTCTTGCCAAGAAGGACAGGCTTTCGCAGATGTGTGAAAAAATAAGTTCGTATAACTTGCCATGCGCCAGTAGGAGTCCGTCTCTCGATGTAAGTCCTGCATTCCCTGAGAGAAACCGATGTTGGCGTCGAAGAACTGGCGAAGACGGCTGCAATAAAGGCTGTTGCCGCGGCAGTACCCGCCGAACATGTTCAACCAGTGATTGTCCATAAGCTGACGAGTCAAATGTGCCTCGAGAGCACCGGCGGCGTATGCCTGGATGCCGTCTTCGACACTGGGGTTCGTCTCCACTTCCAGGTAGGACCACCTGAGCGAAGAATATCTTGACTAGGTTAGGCCCACTAAGGACTGCGTACACCAACCTAACCAGGCATTACCCTGCGCAGGTGTCCCACAGAAATAGTCGAGAGTTCTTTGTGAAAGACATAGTTGCTTTTACAAACTCGCGGTATGTGCGCCTAGAATAGTTGACAGTGGGTGTATTTCAAACTATTCGCGATGTTTGCCCAGTGAGCCTATCATAGATGTCATACCATTTTTCCCGCGGTGGGCCACCAGAAATTGAATAAACTTTCACCTTAAGCCCAAGTAGGCATTCTGGTGCTCACAAGTCCTATAAGTTAAGCATCTTCCGCTGGTGTGCTTGTGTAGACTTTGTTGATTTTCCTTCACATACGCTTCGGGACAATGCCCGTGGATGTGAAAAGTACACATAATGTGGTTACGTCGTATGCTAGCGTTTCACTGTCTACAGACGGCTGCACCAGTAGGAATGTACGCGTAGTGCAACCAGTACGTGGACACAAGGAAGAACAAGGCACGCACACGGCGCCAGTAGGTTTTCATTGAGACGCGCGCAATGGGGGCCTCACTCACCCTTCTTGATAGATGCGGTTCTGGAAGCAGGCCCAAGCCGCTGGTACTGTGGCGCCGTTTGATGGCTGTTCCGGCGGCTGCCCCTGGTAGATGGCGAGGCGCTGCGCCTTGTCGAGTCCAAGCCAAGCACAGCGGCAGTCGTTCAGGTCGCTGCCGCTTACCAGCGAGAAGGCGAGGAGAAAACTGAGCGTGCGCATGCTTCGACAGGCTTCCGACTTCGTGACGGGGCTCCGCTGATGCCGGACATGAGACTCCGTGTTGATGC
This portion of the Dermacentor silvarum isolate Dsil-2018 unplaced genomic scaffold, BIME_Dsil_1.4 Seq562, whole genome shotgun sequence genome encodes:
- the LOC119435242 gene encoding putative phospholipase B-like 2, with protein sequence MEESETQPGSQKEDSQINRDIEQHAQQLCINTESHVRHQRSPVTKSEACRSMRTLSFLLAFSLVSGSDLNDCRCAWLGLDKAQRLAIYQGQPPEQPSNGATVPAAWACFQNRIYQEGWSYLEVETNPSVEDGIQAYAAGALEAHLTRQLMDNHWLNMFGGYCRGNSLYCSRLRQFFDANIGFSQGMQDLHRETDSYWRM